The nucleotide window GGCTGTTTCGGGCGCCGAGCGGCCGAAGCTGCCGCCCAGGCGCACCGTGGTGGGGGCGGGCGAGTCGCGGTCGATCACACGCGACGAATTGGCGGCTTTGGCGCTCTGTTCGCCGCTGAGCACGCGGCGCGCGCCGTCAAAGCGGTTTTGCCAGTAGCCGATGTTCATGCTCTCGACCCGCACGTGCGAACCCGAGCGCGGCGAATGGATGAACTTCCCATCGCCCATATAGATGCCGACGTGGCTGTAGCTGCGGCGCATGGTGTTGAAGAACACCAGGTCACCGGGCTTCAGCTCGGCCTTCTCGATCTTGGCGGTGGAAGCGGCTTGGTCGGCGGCGGTGCGCGGCAGCAGCAGGCCGGCGGTTTGCTGGACCATGGCGCGCACGAAGCCGCTGCAATCGAAACCCGTGTCGGCCGAGGTGCCGCCCATGCGGTAAGGCACGCCCAGCGAGCCCATGGCGTTCATGACCAGCTCGGCGGCGCGGTCGGTGGCTTGTTGAATGGAGTCACCCAAGCGAGTGGCCAGGCCCTTCTGCGTCAGAAGATTGCCCAATTCATCCTGGGTGGGGGCCGCATTGGCGGTGTGAATACCGGCTGCAAGCAGTATCAAGGCGGCAATTTTTTTCTTCATCGATCCGTCTGGTACAGGGCCGCGAGGTCGGGCCAAGGGGGGAATGCGGTGCGGCGACGCGGCTGCATCCAACTTTGGTACTACCGTCTACCCACTTTTGGGTAGCGCGCGTAGTGTAGGACAACCGCTTGCGCCAGCGCGGGATGATAGCCCACGAAATCTTGGGAATTACCCTCGGTTTTTGCGCCACATCATCCAGAAATGCCAGAGGGCGGAACTTGTTGGCAGGCGCCTGGCCGCTCGCGGGGCGGCGCCCGGCGGTGTGCCGGCGCGCGTGACGGCTAAAAATTTGCACAATCGCCTTCATGGGGCCGCGCCGCGGCCCGCAAACAGGAGACTGCACGCATGTCCAAGCCATCGAGGGGCGGTAAGGCGCGGCGCGCCGCCATGTGCCTGACACTGACGATGATCGCCGGGCTGACGTGGTCTCAGGCATCGGCCATGCCCAAGGCGCAGACAGTGGCCAGCGGCCTGCAGCACCCTTGGGCGGTGGCGTTCTTGCCCGAGGGGCGCTTTCTGGTCACCGAACGGCCCGGCCGGCTGCGCGTGGTCGAGGCCGACGGCAAGCTGCAACCACCTATGCAGGGCTTGCCCGAAGTGGCCGCGGGCGGGCAGGGCGGGCTGCTGGACGTGATCACCGATTCAGACTTTGGCCGCAACCGCACCATCTACTTCTGCTTTTCCGAACCCGGCGCCGGCACCACCAACAGCACGGCGCTCGCGCGCGCCCGGCTGTCGGCCGATTTGAAGCGGCTGGACGGCGTGAAGATCATCTTCAGCCAGCGGCCCAAGGTCAGCAGCAGCGCGCACTTTGGCTGCCGCATCGTCGAGCGGCGGGTGGATGGCAAGCCGGACGGTACTTTGTTTCTGACCCTGGGCGACCGATTTTCGCGCCGCGACGACGCGCAAACGCTGAACAACCACCACGGCAAGATCGTGCGCGTCGGCAAGGATGGCAGCGTGCCCAAGGACAACCCCTTCGTCGGCCAAGCGGGCGTGCTGCCCGATATCTGGAGCCTCGGCCACCGCAACGTGCAAGGCGCCACACTGGCGCCGGATGGCACGTTTTGGACGCACGAACACGGTGCGCAAGGCGGCGACGAGATCAATCTGCCGCAACCCGGCCAGAACCACGGCTGGCCGCTGGTGAGTTTGGGCGTCAACTACGACGGCAGCAAGATCGGCACCGGCGAGAGCGCCAAGCCCGGCTTGGCGCCGCCCTTGCACCACTGGACACCGTCGATCGCGCCCTCGGGCATGGTTTTTTTAACCAGCGATCGCTATGGATCCGGATGGAAGGGCAACCTGTTCGCCGGTTCGCTCAAGTTCCAATACCTGAACCGCATCGAGCTGAAGGACGGCAAGGTGGTGGCCGAGCACAAGCTGCTCGAGGACGTGGGCCAGCGCATGCGCGACGTGCGTCAGGGTCCCGACGGCCTGCTCTACGTGGTGACCGACAGCCCCGCCGGCAAGCTGATCCGATTACTACCAAATTAATAGCTTGTCGCGCTTGATGGACAAGCACTAGAGGCATATTTGAGGCATAAAAAAACCGGCGCCAACCATGGTGGCGCCGGCGCGGTCGAGCGGGCCGCGGGGCTTATTTGAACCCGACGCGGTCCAGCATCTGCTGCACCTTGACCTGGTTGGCGCCGACGGCGCTGATGGGGATGGTCTCGCTCTTGAACTGGCCGCTGCCGCCGGTCATCGACTTGAGTGCCGGGTTGTCGGTGTGCACGCCCTTGGCCACCGGCCACTCG belongs to Ottowia testudinis and includes:
- a CDS encoding PQQ-dependent sugar dehydrogenase → MIAGLTWSQASAMPKAQTVASGLQHPWAVAFLPEGRFLVTERPGRLRVVEADGKLQPPMQGLPEVAAGGQGGLLDVITDSDFGRNRTIYFCFSEPGAGTTNSTALARARLSADLKRLDGVKIIFSQRPKVSSSAHFGCRIVERRVDGKPDGTLFLTLGDRFSRRDDAQTLNNHHGKIVRVGKDGSVPKDNPFVGQAGVLPDIWSLGHRNVQGATLAPDGTFWTHEHGAQGGDEINLPQPGQNHGWPLVSLGVNYDGSKIGTGESAKPGLAPPLHHWTPSIAPSGMVFLTSDRYGSGWKGNLFAGSLKFQYLNRIELKDGKVVAEHKLLEDVGQRMRDVRQGPDGLLYVVTDSPAGKLIRLLPN
- a CDS encoding C40 family peptidase; the protein is MILLAAGIHTANAAPTQDELGNLLTQKGLATRLGDSIQQATDRAAELVMNAMGSLGVPYRMGGTSADTGFDCSGFVRAMVQQTAGLLLPRTAADQAASTAKIEKAELKPGDLVFFNTMRRSYSHVGIYMGDGKFIHSPRSGSHVRVESMNIGYWQNRFDGARRVLSGEQSAKAANSSRVIDRDSPAPTTVRLGGSFGRSAPETAAPATPAAGDSSI